A genome region from Gossypium hirsutum isolate 1008001.06 chromosome A04, Gossypium_hirsutum_v2.1, whole genome shotgun sequence includes the following:
- the LOC121228047 gene encoding uncharacterized protein has product MDDLDCTPEQKLKGAVSLLRDEGYQWWLTIKEGTQPECLTWEFFKTTFQEKYVGASYVDACRREFLNLTHGDRSVAEYEAKFLRMSCYARGMVASEYERCIHFEDGLRDNLRVLIAPQRKRDFSALVEKVKTAEEVKHAGPQNHDRERGKNKRDLEPPNSTLRLKKKAKDDRLVRAGPPVTVTGLQPCTDCGRRHQG; this is encoded by the coding sequence atggatgacttAGATTGCACCCCAGAgcagaaactaaagggtgcagtCTCACTGTTGAGGGATGAGGGTTATCAATGGTGGCTCACTATTaaggagggtactcagcctgaatgtctgacctgggagttctttaagaccacCTTCCAGGAGAAATATGTGGGGGCGAGCTACGTGGATGCCTGCAGGAGGGAATTTCTGAATTTGACTCACGGAGATCGATCAGTAGCCGAGTATGAGGCCAAGTTCCTACGAATGAGCTGCTATGCACGAGGTATGGTGGCCTCTGAGTATGAGCGATGTATTCATTTTGAGGATGGGCTTAGAGATAATTTGAGAGtcctgatagctccacagaggaaGCGTGATTTTTCTGCACTAGTGGAGAAGGTGAAGACCGCCGAGGAGGTTAAGCACGCTGGGCCCCAAAACCATGACCGCGAGAGGGGTAAGAACAAAAGGGATTTGGAGCCTCCGAATTCTACTTTGAGGCTTAAGAAAAAGGCCAAAGATGATAGGCTGGTTAGAGCTGGGCCCCCTGTTACTGTTACTGGACTGCAGCCATGTACtgattgtggtagacgccatcaagGCTAG